The stretch of DNA TTTACTCCAACACTTTCGTGACGACGCCCGCGCCGACGGTACGGCCGCCCTCGCGGATGGCGAAGCGCAGGCCCTCTTCCATGGCGATGGGCTTGATCAGCTCGACGGTGAAGGTCACGTTGTCACCGGGCATCACCATCTCCACGCCCTCGGCCAGCTCCACCACACCCGTCACATCAGTGGTGCGGAAGTAGAACTGCGGACGGTACCCGCCGAAGAACGCCGAGTGACGTCCACCCTCATCCTTGGACAGCACGTACACGCTGGCCTCGAACTTGGTGTGCGGCTTGATGCTGCCCGGCTTGGCCAGTACCTGGCCGCGCTCCACGTCATCACGGGCCACGCCGCGCAGCAGCACCCCCACGTTGTCGCCCGCCATGCCCTGATCCAGCAGCTTGCGGTGCATCTCGATGCCCGTCACCGTGGTCTTCTTGGTATCGCGCAGCCCGATGATCTCCACCTCGTCCTGCACCTTCACCACGCCACGCTCCACGCGGCCGGTGGCCACGGTGCCGCGGCCGGTGATGGTGAACACGTCCTCGACGGGCATCAGGAAGGTCTTGTCGGTGTCGCGCTCGGGGGTGGGGATGTAGCTGTCGATGGCGTCCAGCAGTTCCCAGATGCGGTCGACCCACTGGTTCTCGCCGCGGCTGGTCTTGGGGTTGGCCTGCAGCGCTTCCAGCGCCTGCAGGGCGCTGCCCTTGATCACCGGCAGGTCATCGCCGGGAAACTCGTACTTGCTGAGCAGCTCGCGCACTTCCATCTCCACCAGTTCCAGCAGCTCCTCGTCGTCGACCATGTCCACCTTGTTCATGAACACGACGATGTAGGGCACGCCCACCTGGCGAGCGAGCAGGATGTGCTCGCGGGTCTGGGGCATCGGGCCGTCGGCGCTGCTGACCACCAGGATCGCCCCGTCCATCTGGGCGGCGCCGGTGATCATGTTCTTGACGTAGTCGGCGTGGCCGGGGCAGTCGACGTGGCTGTAGTGGCGGGTGGGGGTGTTGTATTCGACGTGCGCGGTGTTGATGGTGATGCCGCGGGCCTTTTCCTCGGGGGCCTTGTCGATCTGGTCGTAGGCCAGCTTCTCGACGGTGGGGTCCATCGCGGCCGCCGTGAAGGTGATGGCGGCGGTCAGGGTGGTCTTGCCGTGGTCCACGTGCCCGATCGTCCCGACGTTCACGTGCGGCTTCGTCCTCTCAAACGTTCCTTTGGCCATGATCTGTCTCCTCCAAGCGGTGGGCACGCCAAAAAGCCCTTTGATCGGGCTTGGGTGGGCGCTCCCACATTGGTTTGATTCCCGCCAGGGCGGTGTCCCGCCGTGCTGGCACGTTGCGCGGCCATCCGGGGACGGCCCTCGCACCGACTTGCTAAGATACTAAAAGATGGGCCGGGCCGCAAGACCCGGCCTCGCCGCGCGCCGAGACTCCCTCCAACCGCTCAACGCCGGGTATACGCCTGCACGTCCCGGTCGAAGGCGCCGACGAGCATGATCAGGCCCAGCACCGTTCCGATTGGAAACAGCAGCAGACTGAGGACCGCGATCACGATGCTGGACACCCAGCCCCAGCGGCGCCCCTCCAGCAATGCCCGCCGGGTGGAGTACAGCAGCAGGATGATGCCGCAAGTCAGAAAGAACGAGACCCACAACACCGTCATCAGCTGTTCCTGCGACAGCGCGGCCACCGGCTCTCCGGTCGCAGCATTGAGTTGCGCGAGGATAGCATTGAGGGTATCCCCCGAAAAGGGCAGCGTCAGCAGCGAGATGGCATTGTAGATCAGCCCGATCAGGAGGGGCACGGTGAGGAAGGCGAGGCGTGGCGGCCTTGGCCCCGAGGGGGAGTTTGGCCGGAGGGAAGGCGATCTCATGTCGGTCAGAGTAGCGTGCTCATCCCCACTGCCTACTACCAAGCCGAACACCAAAGGAAAAACCCGCCTGTGCGGCGGGCTCTTCCCTCAGCCTCTCGGGCTTACTTCTTCATGAGTTGCTGCGCGAGGTTGTTCGGCACCTGGCTGTAGTGGTCGAAGAACATCGAGTAGCTCGCGCGGCCCTGGGTCATGGAGCGCATGTCGGTCGCGTACCCGAACATCTCGCTCAGGGGCACGAAGGCGCGCACGATCTGCGCGTTGCCGCGGGCCTCCATACCCTGAATCTGGCCGCGGCGGCTGTTCAGGTCACCGATGATGTCGCCCATGTAGTCCTCGGGCACGGTAACTTCCACGCGCATGATGGGCTCCAGCAGCGCCGGGGCGCCCTTCTGCACGGCCTCCTTGAGGGCCATCGAACCGGCGATCTTGAACGCCATTTCGCTGGAGTCGACCTCGTGGTACGAGCCGTCGTACACGGTGACCTTCATGTCCACGACCGGGAAGCCCAGCATGGGACCGCTCTGCATCGCTTCCTCGATACCCTTCTGGGCCGGGGCGATGTACTCGCGGGGAACGGTGCCCCCCACGACGGCGTTCTCGAACACGAAGCCCGCGCCGGGCTCCAGCGGCTCGGCCTTGATCTTCACGTGGCCGAACTGCCCGCGACCGCCGGACTGGCGGACGAACTTGCCTTCCACGTCGACGGGCTTGGTGATCGTCTCACGGTAGGCGACCTGGGGCGCGCCCACGTTGGCGTCCACCTTGTACTCGCGCTTCAGGCGGTCCACCAGGATCTCCAGGTGCAGTTCGCCCATGCCCGCGATGGTGGTCTGGCCGCTCTCCTGGTCGGTCTCCACCTTGAAGGTGGGGTCCTCTTCGGCGAGCTTCTGCAGGCCCACGCCCATCTTCTCCTGGTCGGCCTTGGTCTTGGGCTCGATCGCGAGCTTGATGACGGGCTCGGGCACGTCGATGCTCTCCAGCAGCACGCGGTCGTCGCCGTCACCGATCAGGGTGTTGCCGGTGCCCGCGTCCTTGAGGCCGATCACGGCGCCCAGCTCGCCCGCCTTGAGCTCGGTGACTTCCTCACGGCTGTTGGCGTGCATCTTGAGCAGGCGGCCAACGCGCTCGCGCTTCTCCTTGGAAGCGTTGTACACGTAGGAGCCGGAGTTCAGGGTGCCCGAGTAGATGCGGACGAAGGTCAGGCGGCCCACGTAGGGGTCGGCCATGATCTTGAACGCCAGCGCGGCGAGCTTGCCCTCGGGATCGGCGGGGAACTCGGTGACGGTCTCGCCGTCCTCGTGGGTGCCGCGGATGGCGG from Deinococcus apachensis DSM 19763 encodes:
- the tuf gene encoding elongation factor Tu, translated to MAKGTFERTKPHVNVGTIGHVDHGKTTLTAAITFTAAAMDPTVEKLAYDQIDKAPEEKARGITINTAHVEYNTPTRHYSHVDCPGHADYVKNMITGAAQMDGAILVVSSADGPMPQTREHILLARQVGVPYIVVFMNKVDMVDDEELLELVEMEVRELLSKYEFPGDDLPVIKGSALQALEALQANPKTSRGENQWVDRIWELLDAIDSYIPTPERDTDKTFLMPVEDVFTITGRGTVATGRVERGVVKVQDEVEIIGLRDTKKTTVTGIEMHRKLLDQGMAGDNVGVLLRGVARDDVERGQVLAKPGSIKPHTKFEASVYVLSKDEGGRHSAFFGGYRPQFYFRTTDVTGVVELAEGVEMVMPGDNVTFTVELIKPIAMEEGLRFAIREGGRTVGAGVVTKVLE
- the fusA gene encoding elongation factor G; amino-acid sequence: MTTKAQSYLTHFRNIGIAAHIDAGKTTTTERILYYTGRTHNIGEVHDGAATMDWMEQERERGITITAAATTARWKRSGTNEEYTVNIIDTPGHVDFTIEVERSMRVLDGAVAVFDSSQGVEPQSETVWRQADRYGVPRIAFSNKMDKTGASFELVVNDIRERLGAIPAPVQYPMGQENEFKGIIDIVRQRAYTYTNDLGTEIQEHDVPAEYADKVAEMRSQLIEAAAEVDEDLMLMYLEGEEPSVEQLVAAIRKGTIEKKIFPVLCGSALKNKGVQLLLDAVIDYLPSPLEVPAIRGTHEDGETVTEFPADPEGKLAALAFKIMADPYVGRLTFVRIYSGTLNSGSYVYNASKEKRERVGRLLKMHANSREEVTELKAGELGAVIGLKDAGTGNTLIGDGDDRVLLESIDVPEPVIKLAIEPKTKADQEKMGVGLQKLAEEDPTFKVETDQESGQTTIAGMGELHLEILVDRLKREYKVDANVGAPQVAYRETITKPVDVEGKFVRQSGGRGQFGHVKIKAEPLEPGAGFVFENAVVGGTVPREYIAPAQKGIEEAMQSGPMLGFPVVDMKVTVYDGSYHEVDSSEMAFKIAGSMALKEAVQKGAPALLEPIMRVEVTVPEDYMGDIIGDLNSRRGQIQGMEARGNAQIVRAFVPLSEMFGYATDMRSMTQGRASYSMFFDHYSQVPNNLAQQLMKK